ACTATTTGAGGAGAACTGAACATGAGTACGTGACCATTCAATTTCACAGAGAAAGCTTGATCCATAATATTCTTCACCAGATCCAAAACTGTCTTGCCTAATTCATGTTTCAATTTAAGAACCGAGGAAGCACCATATGGTTTAGCTGAGAACTTGATTTCATAGCCTCCAGCTCCATCAATTCAGATAGCATTAGTATATCAAATCCTCTTTGTTTCAATTCATCTGACGAAGCTATTCCATCACTTTCTCTTGTGTCACATACTTCTTAGTAAATCGAAAGCTCAAAAACTAAACCAGTAACACGATTACAGGAAAGTGaaatctattatttatttactgtGATGATGATGAGTTTCCCTGCGAATGCAGGCCCTTTTAGATAAGCTAATTGCTGCAACTACAGCAGCTCCAGATGAAATCTCGACCTGATGTATGTATTATGTTCCCCCCCCCGCACAAAGTACCAACCCAATACCCTTAGAACACTTCATCAAGTAACTTAACCCCCTGTACAAAACATGTAGTAGTGTTCTATAAGGAAGATGCCAAAGTGAAAAATTCCAGTTTGAGAAGTTTTGAATTAGTATGACTGATGAATTCTCCTTACCAGTACTGTCTACAGAAATCGTACTTCTTTCTGATGGCTCAACACCAACGAcctgtgttttatgttttaaggATGTTTAGGAATAAAGCAATCACAAGGTTAAAACAAAGAACCAAAAGCAAGAGATAAAGAAAGACTTTAATACCACCAGTTCCAATTCGACATTATCTTTGTATATTCTCATATCTCTGGTCATGTAGTTTCAAAGGGATCTTACCAAAAAGGAAAATATCTAATTAGGCCACAAACCAAAGCTAGAATAAAAGAGTAAATGCTCTTGATACGTTTTTTTACCTTTGGATTTGCCGTTTTATAAAATTGCTGAAACatataattaagtattattTGTCTTAAGAACTCTCTTTAGCTCTATCCACCGCACCTTTCAGACGTTTCTCTACAGTGTCTCAATATTAAAACATGAGAACTTATAGAAAGTCAAGAAAGATGTGCACAATAACCTTTCTTGGACTTATGGCTCCGCAATATTCTGCATCAAAACTCTACTATTTTCCAAAGAAATagaaaagggaaaacaaaataagtaaaccgaaagagggagagagagagagatctaaaGTTGTAATACATACATGGAGATAAAGCTTTTTGCCGATAAGGGAAAGTAGTCGCCCGCCGTGTGCTGCATCTGCACCGCACTTCACGGTCCGGCCACTGCAAAGAGAACTTCCAGGGGTCAAGGTCCGGTTATGACATCTGAAGAGAAATCTGGATCTTGGAGATTGGATGTAGAATGCTTTATCAAAGGGaaagaaaatgaataaataaatgagTGATTTAATATCTCCCTGGAATTAAGCCAAACGAACGAAGAATTTTTGGAAGATGTAACAATCCAATTTTTGCAAGGACTCGTGGAGAAGACGAAAGGTTTCCCATAGTTGAGATGCGTATGTAGTTTTGGCTGACATGTCACATAATGATTGGATGATTTTATTTGCAGACGTGGCAGCCTCTCTACTCTTCATGTATCCTTTTAGTATAAGTTagatatatagattaatctattataataaaaagtaaataatagaCGACCAATAAGGCAATCACGCTTGCCTTGCGCATTAACCAACCTCTCTCTTTCAGTAATCATTTGCTCATTCGTCGTAAGAGAGTATATAACCTTTGATTTTGCTGGtgtatttatattattcttCCAAATGTGGAAACTGTGTTGCaagtaaaagcaaaaaaataaagacaaaataGAATCTGTATATGTGACTCATGGTGTAGCTATATTATGATAGACATTAAAGGTTTAGTCTAATTCTTAACATTtaatttgtaaaagaaaaagtCTACTAAGAACGTCTTTTCAAAACATACATCGCCAAAGATGGGTATATAGTTTTGGTTTGTCATTATTCAGAAAATGATACTTAAAAAGTAGTTTTCTCATAAGTTAAAAGCCAAATCTGCACGCTTGATAATCTAAACATATCTAATAAAATCCTAAGAAACTAATTATTATTTGGCATGATCAATATCAGAAAAATCTTGAACAAATGCGTACTTTTAAGATTTAAGCACACGTATCGTATGTATATAAAAGCACGTTAATTCGTTATATATATACTGTTCAACACCTAAGTAACAGGGATGGTTTCAGACTTATTCATATGTATCTGCTTATTAACATTACAGTGTATTTTTTATACCATGATCAACAGTTGTTTATACCCTGACCATCAGACCATGCTACAAAGCGTACAGAGATGAAGGAGATTATGCATTGTTAGGTCGATTAGAATCTATCTATATTATATAACTAGCAATGTTGGATTTTCATGGACCATTTGGTGTGTTCACATTTATATCGATCATTTCGCCGGACTTTCCTCCAGCCGCCACCACACAATCTATACATACCTAGCCACCCAACGTCAGGTCTAGGTAAAGCAACTTCGACGGCTTTGATCATACAGTACATCTCCACGGCAAGGTAGATAAAAACTCTCGTGAGATCAAACATCTGGAGATCATCAACAAGATGGTCGTCAAAATTATGTTCCAAGCAGCCCCATGACGATCCAAGCGGCGACCACTCACCGTCTCCAATCTCACCACCGTCCTCTGGGCTCTGACTCCAGTAGAAACGACGATGGTGGTGTAGAAGGCAGGGTTTCAGGTGGACGTGGTAATGCATGCTGAGGTGGTTGCAGCTCCTTTTCTGCTCTGCTGAACCACTACAACCGCCTGAGATCAACAAGGGTCCTTGAAAGAACAAAACCAATATGACCTCCGGTTGCAGCAACGAGGAAAGAGTTGCCGTTTGATGTTTTAGAatggaaaatttatttaagttttgagcATCGATGGAAACTAGATAtaaacaaatctcttaaaacgtACTAGCTAGCTTTGTGATAATTTCAGAAACTTTATACTTGACAAAATCAAAGTTTGTGAATTTTGCTGCTCACAAGAATCAAATTTGCAAAAGAATGATCAACActaccacacacacacacacacacaaaaaaaaaccctaTCTTACAATTTCCTGATCAGCGTGCAGTGGTTTGAGAGCAGACTGACTCTGGTGTGCTCTTCCGCCAAGTCTCTTTGTTGGCCCGGCATGCTTCTTTTATAGGCCACTCGATCTGGATCCCGTCGCTGTTCTGTTTCTCTAACTGACAACAGTGCGTGTGAAACGTGCGAGGATCCACCTGAAGCTTAAAGTCAAGGGCGAACAACAACTTCATCTCCAATCTATTCAACTCTCTAGTGCTCACACCTCCCACTCTGGCGTAGTAAGCATTGTTGTAGTACCTGCACAAAAACAACGTCAAAGGATCAATGCTGAAGACACATGACTAGTTGAGGAGGTTGGGTTAGTTACCTGTCGTCGAAGACTTTAGCAGCTAACATGACACTCGTAACGACAAGGCGGTGGACATTAAGGGGCGTGAGATGAGCTCGTGTCACGTCGAGAAACTGAAGAATGTAGATGTAGGCAACGACGAAGCAAGAGGGGCTGCAGCGAGAGTAGATGAAAATGCGATCCAAGTAGTCGGAAATGGTGATCTCAGGCGGAGATCTCCCGTCAAAGACGGTCACAGTAGAGTGTTGGAACTCTGGGGGAGATATAGATTTGTCATGCAACAACAAAGATCTCTCGAGAGATGAAGCGAGACGTGAGAGAAGTGCTGGTGGCTTCTTCAAACGCTTGCCCTCTACAATAAGCCCTAGCCTTAGGTATACACCCGAATCATTGAATCCAGGATCAGTTGCCAgagtttccattttttttaattctcgATTATCGAATCTGCAATATTACATAATCGAATTCAATaagtcctctctctctctacctaGCTACAAAGAATCTCTACACAGTACAGGCGATTTGGAGATTCCAGATGGCAACTTACAAGATCTTTTggtgtggaagaagaagaagaaggaacttACTTGTTCAATGAATGAAGAAGCTTCCGGAGAAGTGAAGAGAACAAACACAGATCTCTATCTCCGCCGCTTCGCCATTCTTTGCTCCGTAGCTACGAGTTGAAGCCGCGAATCATTGTTacgaagaagaaagaggaagtTTCCATTTTTACGTTTATTTAACTAACCATAACAAgatccatttttttaatttttttaataagcaTAATAAATAAATGGAGTAAAAGACAGAAGGTGTGGTGGACAGTTCACCGTCGGTGACTCCACCTGGCCCACCTTCTTCAATCGCCGTCGCTTCAATCAACCGAATGATGGGCTTTTATCATTAAAGGCTTATTATTACTGGGCTTTGGGCTTGTTTCAGGGGCTTTATTGACTTTTCAATGTGTAGAATCAATAAACCCTaattaatcttcttcttcttcatcaattgGCTCTCATTTTCAGTTGAGATTTCAAAACGCAACCTTTGCCTCCATTAAATCCCCCTCTCCCGCTTTCATCTCCAATCCGCCGGAAACTAGAGAGATCCATTTCGATACCGCTTAGAAACGAAGGTGAATGAGAACCCTTTTAACTTCATTCTGATTTTCATATCCTTATCGCATCTCCATCTTGTTACTTTCTGAGCAAATTAGGCTTTTTTGGTATCTACAATAGAACATTGAATTAGATTATAATTATATCTCCAACGCCTTCTGCGTTTTTGGATTGGATCTACACTTAGCTTTGTTGCCATGGCTTCTGTTAgtctttgtaatttttatttttttttgaatatttaattatcaGATTTGAGCAATGTTTGTTATTTCTTTTGTCTTACTATTATTACAGAACCAAGTCGCCATGGATCATTCAGTTAAAACCCCACCTGTTCTATCCGTAAAGATGTGGCCACCAAGCAAGAGCACACGCCTCATGCTCGTCGACCGCATGACCAAGAACATCACCACCCCTTCCATCTTCTCCCGAAAGTACGGTCTCTTGAGCCTCCAAGAAGCTGAGGAGGACGCCAAGCGCATTGAAGAACTTGCTTTCGCCACCGCCAACAAACACTTCCAGAGCGAGCCTGACGCTGATGGCACCTCTGCTGTCCACGTCTACGCCAAAGAGTCCAGCAAGCTTATGCTCGAAGTCATCAAACGTGGTCCGCAACAGGTTGATTCCGAGGCCGAGGGGAACGTCGATGGGGACACCTTGTTTGATTTATCTGGTGGACGTAGAGCCTTCATTGATCTAGAGGAGGCGCGCGAGCTTCTGAGGCCTCTCGCTGAGCCGAACAACTCCTTCACCAAGATCCGTTTCAGCAACAGGAGCTTCGGCTCCGAGGCTGCTAAATTCGCTGTAGGCGTCTTGTCTTCCGTCAAGGACCAGCTGACCGAAGTGGATCTCTCGGACTTCGTCGCGGGGAGACCGGAGGCGGAAGCCCTCGAAGTCATGACCATGTTTTCATCCGCCTTGGAGGGCTCTAACCTCAGGTCTTTGAATCTTTCCGACAACGCCTTGGGAGAGAAAGGCATCCGTGCGTTCGCCTCTCTCATCAAGTCTCAGCGTGGCTTGGAGGAGCTTTACCTCATGAACGACGGCATTTCGGAGGATGCTGCGAGAGCGGTCCGCGAGCTGCTTCCATCTACTGGCGAGATCAGGGTTCTTCAGTTTCATAACAACATGACGGGAGACGAAGGAGCCATCGCCATTGCGGAGATTGTGAAGCAGTGTCCGTCTCTGGAGGATTTCAGGTGTTCGTCTACGAGGATTGGCTCTGACGGAGGTGTTGCGCTTGCTGAAGCGCTTGCGTCATGTAGCCGCTTGAAGAAACTTGATCTCCGTGACAACATGTTTGGAGTTGAAGGTGGGGTTGCCCTGGCAAAGACCTTGTCAGTGTTGAGTGAGTTAACTGAGATCTATATGAGTTACCTAAACTTGGAGGATGAGGGAGCAGAGGCGCTTTCCGAAGCTCTGGTTAAGTCTGCTCCTCGTCTTGAAGTTATAGAGTTGGCTGGGAATGATGTTACTGTAAAAGCCGCTGGGAAACTGGCGGAATGCATCGCGTCCAAAGAGTCTCTTTCGAAGCTGAATCTGTCTGAGAATGAACTCAAAGACGAAGGGACTATCTTAATCGCAAAGGCGCTTGAAGAAGGTCATGACCAGTTGACTGAAGTTGATCTGAGCACCAACATGATGAGGAGAGCTGGGGCGAGGGCCTTGGCACAAAGTGTTTTGAAGAAACCTACGTTGAAGCTTCTGAACATCAACGGAAACTTCATATCTGAGGAAGGTGTGGACGAGGTGAGTGACATGTTTAAGGACTCAGCGGACAAGCTTGGTCCTCTGGATGATAATGACCCTGAAGGAGAAGATTTTGAagatgaagacgaagaagaggaaggCGAAGAAGACAGTGAACTGGAAGCAAAGCTTGGAGGTCTGAAAATCAAGCAAGAGGAGGAATAGGGAGAGGTGACATTACGTGGTGCTCTTGTTGCTATGTAGTTTAGGTTCAGTTTTATCTCTCTATTTTTAGTTATGTAAGGAGGATCTAAGATTGTTTTTCTGATGATCTATTTCCTTGAAATGAAATTGATCATCTTCCAAGGAAAACTAGAATTGTTGTTGTTGGTCTCTTTGGTTATGAATTTAAATGGTCTTTTAGTTGATACAGAACAAGAGAATCAAGGTTGGATAATTAGAGAAACGATCATATACAAACACATTATCAAGGTCATATAACTGGAAGATTCCTCTAAGGAAGTCCATAGCTTCCTTTGTTAGTTCGATGCTCTGCAAGTCAAACCAGAGGAATAGAAGCCAGTCACATCCTTAAATAACAGAAAATTTTAGACAAGACACACCTGATTAGGAGAATGCTTTGCTGGAGTTGGTAGTAACCCGTTGTCGAGTTCTAAACTATCATTGTAACCATAACTCGGACATGGGATTCATCTACTGACGTGGGTGGATGCTCCAGACTTCATTTTGGGTTGACCCGGCACGTGCGCGATAACCTTTTATCTTTAGGCCTCAAGAATTTACGCggcctctttttttttgcaatttatacCAATTGATTATGAAGCTATGAGCTATCCGTTGGCGTTACCCATACGATTCTTCCACTTCTAAAAATACTTCTTTCTCGTTTTTGCTTAAAGCAAAGTGAATTATATAATGTTCAgtgtttcataatttttcatACTATTTGTACTTCggtttctttttcatttttcttgtgtTGCTTGATGAAAATACCTCTGCGAATCTATTCAGTAATAATCTTGTTTTATTCTGCCTAGTAAGAAGTAACAAATATACCACAAGCAACGGGCCAAAAATACACTCAAAACTCACTTCTctagaaccaaaaaaataacTGAAGAtacaaagagaaagaaacaCGAAATGACCAAAGCTGATGTTaccaaaatgaagaaaaaagataCGAAAACATTTACTGGTGTATATAACACAAAGCCCAAGGCAATTAGGAAAATGCAATCAAATATTACATCGTAactcattgatttattattccATCTCGggaattttattacaaaaacaaaagaaaaacaagattaCCTTAACTTAAAATCATCGTCAAGGCAATAAAAGCCGAGCAATATTACAGAAGAAACAACaacataaacacacaaaacatattgcttataaatattattgattaCGAAGAAATTGTAAGACATGTCTCTCGCAGAGGCTATTCTCACCTTTAGGCGTCGGACGTGGAAGGAGCTGTTGCGTCGTCAGCCGTGGGAGGAGCTGTGGCATCGTCGGACGCTGCTGTGTCAGCGGGAGGAGCAGTAGCATCCTCGGAGACTGATTTATCCTTTGATGAGTTAAGTTTGTTGAACAATGGCTTAAACACGAACTCCATTGCCAACCATGCGACAGCTAAAGCTCCGACAACAACTGTCGTTGTTTGTTTCTTGCCCGAAGGTTTCTCCAGTTTTGGAAAATGAATTTCTGGTGCTTTATCCATTGCTTATTTCTCTTCGCTTGaacgcttcttcttcttcagactgCTTTATCCTCTTAAGAACCTTTTGAAAAAAGATAGGGgctatgttttataaaaatatcgaGGTGATAGCGTCTTGAACCGTCGATGGGAATAATCGACGGTCAAAAGTTTGATGAGTAGTAAATGGGCCGAATATGGGCTGGAATGGGCTTGTTGCTAGGAAACAAATTTTGGTTGTATTGAAAAAGACAGGTTTGGTTGATTCCAATCTCCAAAATGAACCTCAATCGAACAACGAAGATAAGACGCAAATAGTGGCCTCACGTGAATTCCTCCAAAATCTATAATTGGATTTTCATGAGcccctttttttattttctacacGTTTTTATAGTAAGGggaatcttattatatatttaacctttttataattttaaaacgcCTACATGGTGATTTTGTACATAATTATTCAATTTAAAGTATGATGATGCATAGAAGCACGCACCAAAGCAACAAAAGACAAAGCAAAATTTATGATTCTTCAAGACTGTTAGGCTAACCCAAAGAATAATTAGGTGTTTGGATCAATTGAAACAGCTTAAGCCCATCAAATTTAAACCCACGTCTCAGTTAAAACTTAATCACATTGACCAAACGCCCAATGCAGACGCTATACATCATAGAGACGGCCCAGTATGCAAAACATATCATTCAGTTAAGAGAATTATGTGGTGGACTCCTTACTGGGCATTTTACCCAGAGCCGAAAATCCGAACAGTAACCGACGcgaaaatacaaatacaaaatcgagcaaaaaatttacaagtacttATTGAAAAATTCTCATATCCGAAAGAAACCTAACCAAAAAGAACCGGATCCGAAAAGAACTGATCCGAATAGATCCGCCTAAATAAAAATCGATTCatacccgacttaaaaacatgaatatctaaaactatgatttttgtgttatattttctatattttaatttatgatttagttgaaatatttttttaaaaaatctatgttattattttgtagCATTTTCAAgtaatataaaactttaaatgtaaaatttagggtttaataatgttttattttaattattaatatcttattttaagttattttgtaaaattttagatatattataatagattttGAGTAAATTTGATGAGGTTTGGGTATTTCTGtctattttaaattctaaatattCAAATTCGATCCAGATCCGATACGGACCAGAAAATTACAGGTATTTTATTTACAGACCCGGGCCTGTCTAATATCATGATTCAGAAAAGCCCAATGCAGACGTTAGCTCAGTAAACGTAGAAAAGCCCAAACTGAGGATGGTTCGTTAAGAGTTGCGGTAGAGGTCACGTGGGAAACAGTCGAAGCAGCAGTAGTACTACTACTAGTAGTTTGTCGCTAAATCATATAAATGGTGTGTGTTTGAGTGTTTTAATGCGAAGAGTGTAACGAAACACACAACAAGTTaacaaagacaacaactcaCACCTACCAAACACAAGACGATGGCTTCGTTCCGCTTCCCTTTCTCGTTTTCTCAGCCTTCTGTCCCCAAACCACCGCCTTCCACGTCGTCATCATCCAGACTCTCCGTCTCCGCAGTCGCCGTGACCGTCACCTTCGGCGGAGCTGCGATCGCTGCGTCGCGGAACCAGAGTGTCTTCTCCTCTCACCGTTCGTCTCCGTTACCGTGGGGATCTATAGCTCTTGCCGATTCTAGCTCCGGATCCGTTGTTGTTGAGCCTAAGACCGGTTTCTCGTTCCCGGCTACGATCGGAGACTCCATGAGATTACTAGGCGTGGGGCTGAGGAGGAAGAGCGTGCTGGGATTGAAGAACATCGATGTCTACGCATTTGGTACTTATCATtcctacttttttttgtttttgcctTTTAAATTGATTTGATGAGAGCTTTGTTTAGGCATGTATGCTGACTGTGATGATGTGAAGAAACTTATTGGTGAAAAATACGCGAATCTTCCGGCATCTGAGCTGAGGGGAAACAAGGCATTCATTGATGATCTCTTGGAAGCCGATGTAAAGATGACCATAAGGCTGCAGATTGTCTTCGGCAAACTCAGCATCCGTTCCGTACGCAGTGCTTTCAAAGATTCTGTCGGTAACAGGCTCAAGAAGTTCGGTGGCTTAGACAACGATGAGTTGCTTCAAAGGTTAACTAACTAACAcaacaaaattttattgtttgatTCTTTGAGTTTAgctgttttaattattttcacttTTGTAGCTTCACTAGCCTCTTCAAAGATGAGTATAAAATTCCAAGAAGTTCCACTATTGATATGACACAAGGACCAGGGCATGTACTCAACGTATCAAGTAATAAGATCCTGTCTGTTTATGGTTATCGAAGTAAATCGTCTGAGATTGTCTTTTagacaatataaatatatatttatggttttgttttttttttatcagttgaGGGAAACCAAGTTGGGAGTGTGAAAAGCAAACTCTTGTGTAGGTCAATCTTAGACTTGTACATTGGTGAAGAACCGTTTGATAAGAATGCAAGAGAAGATTTTCTGAACAATGTGGCTTCTATAGCCGTTGACGAGAAAGCAGCTCATGAAATTCAGAAGTAGAAGATGATAAAACAAACCAAGTGTGGTCTttgttatcttattttttttataatataggtATTTTGAATGAACAAATTGCTACCTTGAAGGATGGATGGGTTTTGTTTAGTCTAAATATGTACAGAAAAAATTAACAAGCGTTTGATGTACAAAGAGGGATCACTTAAGAATAtataagaagaagaggaaaaagaggTCTTCTAAGTTTTCCAGCtgaaaataaacttaaaactcTGAGGCATTCTTGTACGCCAAGAAACAAGAGATGTTTTTTCCGAGAAAGGTTAAAGAGGCAAAAGGAGTTGGATTAAGTGGATTTTACCAGATCGTTGAGTCACGTCGGCCAACAACCATTTCAGTTACACCTTCAACAGTTCCTGTGGATTCATATGGACATATGGGTACTTTAGCTTTAAGCAATTAGTAGCTACTCTACTTAGATCAAagacaaaaaatagaaaaaccagATCCATTGACTCAAGAGGGGCTAAGTAGCTGGAGATACCTTCTCTTTCTGTTTGCAGAGCTCCTCTATCTTCTTCATGTATGTATCAACTAGTTTCTGCCATTACAAATAACTATGTTTCGTCAGTCAACCATAACCATTAAAATACAAACTCTTGTGTGGGTGGGTAAGGTTACCTGCAAATCACTTGACATATCCTTCAAGTTGTCTTCAGACAGCTTCTTCTCCTGCGAAAAAATGAAACTTGGTTTTCTTAAAATGACAGACGAAAAGGATATTACAAGGAAAAAACAGTAATATAAATTGAAAAGAAAGAGCTTAACCTTCTCGAGTTTATCATAAGACTTCAAGGCATCTCTCCTTATATTTCTCAGTGCAACCTATAACAAATGCAATGATTAAGTAAAATGAAGAGTTTCAGTacatcattattaaaaaaaaactaactaactACCTTCCCTTCTTCAGACTGTTTTGCTACAACCTTTGTTAGTTCCTGCAGTGGcgcaaattacaaaaaaaaaccattagGAAGAAAGAAGCacagaaaacacacacacagtTTCATTATCTTGAAAAATGGCAAGGAGATGGTTTGATAGGGAAGAAGAGAAACCTTTCTGCGCTCAGAAGTGAGGGGAGGCAAGGACAATCGAATGACATCACCATCGTTATTAGGAGTCATTCCAAGATCAGAACTCAAGATGGCCTTCTCTATAGCCTTCAAGCTATATGAAAGCATTTTGGGATGATGTTATCA
The nucleotide sequence above comes from Brassica napus cultivar Da-Ae chromosome A9, Da-Ae, whole genome shotgun sequence. Encoded proteins:
- the LOC106375243 gene encoding RAN GTPase-activating protein 1-like — translated: MDHSVKTPPVLSVKMWPPSKSTRLMLVDRMTKNITTPSIFSRKYGLLSLQEAEEDAKRIEELAFATANKHFQSEPDADGTSAVHVYAKESSKLMLEVIKRGPQQVDSEAEGNVDGDTLFDLSGGRRAFIDLEEARELLRPLAEPNNSFTKIRFSNRSFGSEAAKFAVGVLSSVKDQLTEVDLSDFVAGRPEAEALEVMTMFSSALEGSNLRSLNLSDNALGEKGIRAFASLIKSQRGLEELYLMNDGISEDAARAVRELLPSTGEIRVLQFHNNMTGDEGAIAIAEIVKQCPSLEDFRCSSTRIGSDGGVALAEALASCSRLKKLDLRDNMFGVEGGVALAKTLSVLSELTEIYMSYLNLEDEGAEALSEALVKSAPRLEVIELAGNDVTVKAAGKLAECIASKESLSKLNLSENELKDEGTILIAKALEEGHDQLTEVDLSTNMMRRAGARALAQSVLKKPTLKLLNINGNFISEEGVDEVSDMFKDSADKLGPLDDNDPEGEDFEDEDEEEEGEEDSELEAKLGGLKIKQEEE
- the LOC111200373 gene encoding outer envelope membrane protein 7-like, which codes for MDKAPEIHFPKLEKPSGKKQTTTVVVGALAVAWLAMEFVFKPLFNKLNSSKDKSVSEDATAPPADTAASDDATAPPTADDATAPSTSDA
- the LOC106375242 gene encoding cyclin-U3-1 encodes the protein METLATDPGFNDSGVYLRLGLIVEGKRLKKPPALLSRLASSLERSLLLHDKSISPPEFQHSTVTVFDGRSPPEITISDYLDRIFIYSRCSPSCFVVAYIYILQFLDVTRAHLTPLNVHRLVVTSVMLAAKVFDDRYYNNAYYARVGGVSTRELNRLEMKLLFALDFKLQVDPRTFHTHCCQLEKQNSDGIQIEWPIKEACRANKETWRKSTPESVCSQTTAR
- the LOC106411752 gene encoding fatty-acid-binding protein 1 — its product is MASFRFPFSFSQPSVPKPPPSTSSSSRLSVSAVAVTVTFGGAAIAASRNQSVFSSHRSSPLPWGSIALADSSSGSVVVEPKTGFSFPATIGDSMRLLGVGLRRKSVLGLKNIDVYAFGMYADCDDVKKLIGEKYANLPASELRGNKAFIDDLLEADVKMTIRLQIVFGKLSIRSVRSAFKDSVGNRLKKFGGLDNDELLQSFTSLFKDEYKIPRSSTIDMTQGPGHVLNVSIEGNQVGSVKSKLLCRSILDLYIGEEPFDKNAREDFLNNVASIAVDEKAAHEIQK